In Oreochromis niloticus isolate F11D_XX linkage group LG18, O_niloticus_UMD_NMBU, whole genome shotgun sequence, one genomic interval encodes:
- the LOC109195668 gene encoding uncharacterized protein LOC109195668: MALEGHETPHILVFVDEAGFNLAKGRRRGRNIIGHRATVDVPGQRGGNITMCATISENGVATHIPSLGPYNTHKLLIFLDRLHTDFIPEHVRGLIGPHLPIYVIVWDNVNFHHSPLIRGWFATHPRMVMGFLPPYSPFLNPIEEFFSAWRWRVYEHHAQDQPSLLHAMDAACDDITGDQCRGWLRHARRFCPRCIARESIRCDVDENLWPDGQQRVNNQEGDDSGQERENEYSDH; this comes from the coding sequence ATGGCATTGGAAGGACATGAGACCCCTCACATCCTGGTGTTCGTGGATGAAGCTGGCTTCAACCTGGCCAAGGGCCGAAGACGTGGCCGTAATATTATTGGCCACCGGGCCACAGTGGATGTCCCAGGTCAGCGAGGGGGCAATATAACTATGTGTGCTACCATTTCTGAAAATGGTGTGGCCACTCACATCCCCAGTCTTGGCCCATACAACACACACAAGCTCCTCATCTTCTTGGATCGCCTTCATACCGATTTTATCCCTGAACATGTGAGAGGTCTCATAGGGCCTCACCTACCCATTTATGTAATTGTGTGGGACAATGTCAATTTCCACCATAGCCCACTCATTAGGGGCTGGTTTGCAACGCATCCAAGGATGGTCATGGGGTTCCTACCACCTTACTCTCCTTTCCTCAATCCGATAGAGGAGTTTTTCTCTGCTTGGAGGTGGAGAGTATATGAGCATCATGCTCAGGATCAGCCGTCCCTGCTCCATGCTATGGACGCAGCGTGTGACGACATTACAGGAGATCAATGCAGGGGATGGTTGCGGCATGCACGCCGTTTTTGCCCTCGTTGCATCGCAAGAGAAAGTATCCGCTGTGATGTGGATGAGAATCTGTGGCCAGACGGACAACAGCGTGTAAATAATCAGGAGGGTGACGACAGTGGACAAGAGCGGGAGAATGAGTACAGCGACCACTGA